The DNA sequence ACTACAAGCATTTGATACACTACACACAcgacacaaatttcacacatttcacacactacaccaatttcacacactacacacaccaCAAGCATCTgatttttggaagaaaaatagaatttttttaaatcggAACTGAACTACAtcgaaaaatttaaattttcaaaaaaattaaattgaaccaattttgaaatttcagttTGAGAATAGTGTGCGTATTTCAATCCAACACACCTTTTATAGTTTTTGCTGGAACATCCATCTTAAGCAGTTTGTttagttctttttttcttttcttctttttaaacACAATATCTATTGCAAACTCTCCCTATTTTCAAGCAcacttgtttttttctttgccTGAACAAGATTTATTGCACATTTCCAGACATAAATTGCCAGGAGATGAAACATTCAACACTCAAACCAGTGACAGCAACTATACAAATAATACAGAAAACCCACAGCAGTTCTTAGCAAGCTGATCGAAAACACAAGtcactttttttctaattattgcCTCCGAATTTGCACATATATACGTTTACCAGAGATCAGATCAATTCTCATCCCGGTGGTGTGAAGTGCTTGGGCTGGCATTTGAAGTATTGGAGGATGAAAACAAGCCGCTTAAGGGCCACGGAAGAGAAACCGAGAACTGTCTCCCTCTTTCGTTTCTATCACCATTGTCCGTCTCTCCACTGCTGCTGTCGTTTCTTGACCCCTCAGAGTCGAGCTCCGACTCTTCACAAGGTAATTGGTGCCTGCAGATGGGGCAAGAGCTATGAAGCTCGAGCCATGGCAGGATACACTTACTGTGGAACTTATGCTTGCAAGGCATCTCCTTAACTTCATCACCAATCTCACAATCATCCAAACAAACGGAGCACTGAAGAGTGTCCTCGATTTTCACAGTCCGTAGAGCTTCAACTGCCTCCTTGCGAGCTGGAGGTGTCCCGTACCTGTTTGGATCATTCTCCGACAAATGCTGCAGCAGCAAGTCGAGCCCTGGTCCAATGAAATAATCCCCAAGGGAGCCAATAGGTGCACGACTTATGGACTCATTTCCCGATCCCTGAACAATGATGGTCTGGTTAAAGGGATTTATGAGAATCATAGGCTCATTATCTCCAGCTCTATTAGTCCCTTGATCAGTCTCTGGCTCAGATAGTATCCCAGCCCGCATGCCTTGGAAGAGCTGCAGAATCGCGGCTGAGCTCCTCCTCCTCGCTATAGCCTCCAGTTCACGGTCAAGCTCCTCCTCCCCATGATGGTGGTGCCTTCCAAACTCATCATCATTGTCGTTGTCATTTTCATTGTCGCTCTCCTCAAACCCCATGCGCCTCATACGGCGCCTACGCCGTTGGTTGCCCATCATACCGAGTAGGATTGGCGCCCAGAGGGAGAGGGTGCGATCTGAATCCGACCCTCCAAGTTGAAGATCAGTAGGAGGGCTATCATTTTCTTGAGAGGCCATTTCCTCAACAAAGCCACTTTGGCAGATGGGGCATTTTATTGAATCAATCTCCAAGGTTGGATTCACATTCTGTGAACACATATGGCACCAATATCTTGGTGCCTCAACTTCCTCCATTCTTGTTGCACCAagacttgattttttttttatttatcaattggTAAATTGATTTTTACCTGTTCACAACAACACCATCAAATCATTCAAATCTCCAACTTCAACAAATGCATAAAGTTTTAAGTCAACAACACAACAAAACCCCTAGGCAAAAGAATCAGAGAAACAATAGGCAGAtcaaagattgaatttttatggTCAACAAGGATAAATCTACTTAtctacacacacatatatgaACAGAAAACAAAGAAGATGCAAAGAATAGCCTAATCATACCCTTTTTAAAGCCAGAAAACACAATAATCGTTGCAATTCCACTGAATTAGGCAGATCCAAacagaaggaaatgttggttAGATGATAAGAAAATAGGATATTTAATCAAGTCGGCTACGGCTTAATGAGTCAACAAACTAGAAAATATATGCATTCAAACAAGAAGAATCGAGAGGGTTCAAGAAAAAGGCGTGTTTTAATAGGATTAAGCCAGCATCAacacattaataataataattaataaaaaaagaagtcAAAACCCaagaatcattaaaaaaaaaagagagagagagatagagataaATACCaggaacaagaaaaagaatgaattttgttgttgtttgatgCTCCCTCCTCTCCTTTGTTGTAAGTAGTAATATCAAAACTGGTTTGGTTTGATATGAAAATGGTGGAGAGGACGAATGTTTCAGGGTTCAGAAATGATATTGGGAATGAATATTGTCCTCCATCCGCGTGTTTGCGTTTCGGTGTTGGAATCTTATGTACGAAACCATGGCCCACTCTTCTTCCACCaccatttatttcttttatttactGTATCCTCAATCTAGttcaacaatatatttttttttttttttgatattggcgtataatatcacgaaatttttgaaaagtttaatttttctcacgacctttgaaattgacaaataatatcacaaactttaccccgggtttattttttccatgaatgaaaaaattcttcaatgatatgaattttttttcgtaatttctccacaaactttgaagatagtttttcttgaagcactccctttaaaattattcttcaatctattaaaataacataaaatttttcattcgtgggaaaacaAATCCAGAATAaaattcgtgatattatttgtcaattttaaagttagtaAGAAAAAtctaactttttgaaaatttcataatattaaatgttaatattttttttttttttaagtcgAGATGTTTAATTGCTCAACTAAACTGATTTATGTTATGACATGGAACTTCTAAATTTCTTTAGTCCGAACAGCTAAAGTGATTAATCCAATAAAGAGGCGACTCATCCAAGAATCAATCATCTTGTAATTCATTTTGTATAAGTACCACTATCAGTCTTTATTAAAGAATTTACCTATTATCGTACAAGACGTGTAGTACTTTCTTATTATGAATTTTCACATCTCCATACACGTTTGCGACGCGGTGGATTTATTATACATTGACcttaattccataaataaataaatatgcatctgaCGCGTTTTAATTCAAATCGATTTATGGTTAGGCCCAATTTGTACGTGAAAATTAGTAGTTTAATATTGGGTCGATTTAAACTGGATAAATTGATTGGTCCGGTTGTGAATTATTTACCCATTCATCTGACTAGTTGAATCATGAACTAATAATagttttattgtttgttttgttcgcatgtttgatttttaaaacattgacgTAAACCAAActaaggaaaagaaaaggagcAATCATTTTGTATTTGATGCAATGATCAATATATGAGAGAAAAGTTGAGTGATGAGAATTGATTCTTAGCTGGCCACTTCTTGTTCATCCTAATATACATGGTGACAGTGTTCCACAACCAATCAATTGCCATTAATCgatttctcctctctctctcaataaCAGAAATATTTTACGAGTAAATCTCAATGTGTGATGTCCTCAAAAGAGAGTTAATGATATATTTGAGATAAAGCTTAAAGCTTAATGTAGAAAGTGCTCGtctttttaactcactttttcaataaaaagttcataattttatgCGTGGGAATTGATTTAGTGACAGTGGTAATGTTTGAAACCAAAGATCTGGAATTCAAGTTCATTGTGAGgtctttatatttatattcatttggctataaaaaaatgtgtaactttactctttttttttgtaacaCCCCTCTCATAATAAACTCGCATTAATATTtcttacttaaaaaaaaatctgtcCAGTGAGCCCTAACACACTCATAATACTATTTGTTATGATGCGACACTTTCTACACTAATCAAATAGTACTatctaacattttattaaaatcttgGTATAATCATTatgtttcaaaattattagaaccatttttgtttatatatcatttaataGTTGCAGGCCTTCTTTCATCGAAAAAGAACAATGTGAGAATGTGGTCCTGGTCATATGGCAGCatcattactaaaaaaagaaaaatattgcCATGCATAGAAAAAAACATATACACTGCACTTACCCATCTTtaattgaatgaaaaaataaaaaatatgaggaTGGAATGAAGGGAGAAGTAACCATCACCATTAGTTCAAACCATCTCAAGCATTTCTCGTCCTGAAATATTGATCACCCACCCATTAGTAAACAATATGATTCATCATGGACCAACAATCTGAAACAAGTGATGCATGATAAGGATGGAGGCTCAAGAAAAGAGTTTGCAAGTACTGAGGTAACTCACATTATCTTAACATGAAAACATCAGAACTTTTGTATGAATGCGCCTGAGAAGTTCCAGCAGAGTCTCCTACAGTTGAGTCGCCGTTTTGAATAGCCTGCCATCCAAAAATAAGCTTCATACCCATCTGGTGATCATATCTGCTGGGTATCGGTGGCGCACATccgaactccacattagtatgatattgtgggcaaagccctcacggttttgctcttggggatctccccaaaaggcctcatactaatggagtagGGGTAGCCCATTTATACACTTGCAagtcttgttcattctccaATGTGGGAATTGTTTGCCCTCACAATCCTCCCCTCAAACCAAGACCACCAGACCAAGACCAAAACCACATGCGTGCCTCATGTTACAGGTCACCCGGTCACCACAGGTCTTGGTCGAGCTCACGCAGAGACATTGGAGAACTTGCAAGCGCAACCACCGAACCCCGAGCCACACAGGCCCAGCCCTGAACCAGGGCTCTGATacaattatttctttttctactttttgaTTAagtttagttttcttttttgtattaatttttgcttgttttctttgattattcttatcaataaatttttttgttaatttaagaaaaaattctGTATTTATTCTGGGAATATTAACGATAGATACAAATATATCTGTATAGATTTTTTCAATGAAAATAGTCAAAAAGATGAATCGACTTTTAGGAATCATTAAATCCTATAAATGATTGTTCTGGTCTATCATGAAAATTCTTTGAAAACAAAGaatcaaataatttgttgTGGTGAAACAAAATATCTCTTTTGTATTGGCTTGTACCTCCGAGATTAGCTATCTCAGAaccaatcaataaaaaaggtcccggtaattagtgaatcctAAGCAGTCTGATCCCTACAATATCACTTTATCTCTACCATTCACATTATGTTTGTAATGGAGCTGCATTCTCTCCAGCTCCTGATCTAGTGAAGCAAACAGCTTAAGCtaatggaaaaaatatattgctGCTAGTATTTATGTCTCACATCTCAATCCCGAACCAGCAGTATACTTTAAGAGGAATGAGAACGATTATTGTATAATGGTGGCGGAATGAAGTGATTCTGGAAATTCCAATCACCCATTTATCTTGTTCTCCTATTTCCTCTTCCCAAACCACCACACCCAAGCATCCTCTTAGACACTATAAACACAAGTTAAACTACTTCAGACTATATAGGCTTGTAAATGTCAAAGACCACCATGCTCAGTCCACGGACTAAGGTTTATGTTCTGCATCTCATTCATAAGAAAAATGTCTTCATGCTTAGAAGAGAATCGCATCATCTCAGCAATGACAAAAGACATCATAGTTGGCAAAAACACAAGTTCAGTCATCCAGTTTGGCCCTCATAAATATTTGTACACTAGTTATTAACAGATCCAGTCCCAGTTTAGCATTAAGTTCTGACTTGTGTTTCGAATGAGTTGCACAATGCACAGAAGCT is a window from the Salvia hispanica cultivar TCC Black 2014 chromosome 1, UniMelb_Shisp_WGS_1.0, whole genome shotgun sequence genome containing:
- the LOC125201363 gene encoding E3 ubiquitin-protein ligase SIRP1 — its product is MEEVEAPRYWCHMCSQNVNPTLEIDSIKCPICQSGFVEEMASQENDSPPTDLQLGGSDSDRTLSLWAPILLGMMGNQRRRRRMRRMGFEESDNENDNDNDDEFGRHHHHGEEELDRELEAIARRRSSAAILQLFQGMRAGILSEPETDQGTNRAGDNEPMILINPFNQTIIVQGSGNESISRAPIGSLGDYFIGPGLDLLLQHLSENDPNRYGTPPARKEAVEALRTVKIEDTLQCSVCLDDCEIGDEVKEMPCKHKFHSKCILPWLELHSSCPICRHQLPCEESELDSEGSRNDSSSGETDNGDRNERGRQFSVSLPWPLSGLFSSSNTSNASPSTSHHRDEN